One genomic segment of Chitinophaga parva includes these proteins:
- a CDS encoding glycosyltransferase family 2 protein: MIGNIFENIVFVYGCGMLLAYAMLAILSFRGIRRHHRRNAYTDYAKVLYSSISPGISVIAPAFNEGLTIISNVRSLLTLNYPRFEVIIVNDGSTDDTLQKLIDEFQLVQVDFAYNERIKTQPVRRIFKSTNSGYDKLLVVDKVNGKSKADASNAGINAAAFDYFLCTDVDCIIEKNTLMYMIKPFMDEEHKKARQVGEPCPECGYVHVIEDNVRVIATGATLRLVNSCEVDEGTITRVRPPRQLLPRFQEMEYIRAYVLGKMGWSMINCVPNVSGGLGLFDKEIAIKAGGYDHKSFAEDMDIITRMCTYMMDNDMKYAIRYIPTSQCWTEGPPNMKIFSRQRTRWGRGLIQLMSIHRKVIFNPRYGKLGWVVMPYNLFFEFLAPVIEFAGILYYIYHAVRGEINWSYALILLLGVYLYSVMITTLAICWDQLTHRYYKTWSEVLGLALMAFLEPFIYHPLIVFFALRGYYFFLTGKKSSWGNMQRQGFGQKKKVATA; encoded by the coding sequence TTGATAGGGAATATTTTTGAAAATATCGTATTCGTATACGGCTGCGGCATGCTGCTGGCCTATGCCATGCTGGCCATCCTCTCCTTCCGGGGCATACGCCGCCATCACCGGCGCAATGCCTATACGGACTATGCCAAGGTGCTCTATTCCTCCATCTCACCAGGCATTTCCGTGATAGCGCCCGCCTTCAATGAAGGCCTCACCATCATCTCCAACGTGCGTTCCCTGCTCACACTCAACTACCCCCGTTTTGAAGTGATCATTGTAAACGATGGCAGCACGGACGATACGTTGCAAAAACTCATTGATGAATTTCAGCTGGTGCAGGTAGACTTTGCCTATAACGAGCGCATTAAAACACAACCCGTGCGCCGCATCTTTAAGTCTACCAACAGTGGTTATGATAAACTGCTGGTGGTGGATAAGGTGAATGGCAAAAGCAAGGCCGATGCTTCCAATGCGGGCATTAATGCCGCCGCCTTTGATTATTTCCTTTGCACAGACGTGGACTGCATCATTGAAAAGAACACGCTGATGTACATGATCAAACCCTTTATGGACGAGGAGCACAAGAAAGCCCGCCAGGTGGGCGAACCTTGCCCGGAGTGCGGCTATGTACATGTGATAGAAGACAACGTGCGCGTGATAGCCACCGGCGCCACCCTGCGCCTGGTGAACAGTTGCGAGGTAGATGAGGGCACCATTACCCGCGTGCGCCCGCCCCGCCAGTTACTGCCCCGCTTCCAGGAAATGGAGTACATCCGCGCTTATGTGCTGGGTAAAATGGGCTGGAGCATGATCAATTGTGTGCCTAATGTATCCGGCGGCCTGGGCCTGTTTGACAAAGAAATTGCCATCAAAGCCGGTGGCTATGATCATAAATCCTTTGCGGAAGATATGGACATCATTACCCGCATGTGCACCTATATGATGGACAATGATATGAAGTATGCCATCCGCTACATTCCCACCTCCCAGTGCTGGACGGAAGGCCCACCTAACATGAAGATCTTCAGCCGCCAGCGCACCCGCTGGGGCCGCGGGCTTATACAGCTGATGAGCATTCACCGCAAGGTGATCTTCAATCCGCGCTATGGCAAACTGGGATGGGTGGTAATGCCTTATAATTTATTCTTTGAATTCCTGGCACCGGTGATCGAGTTTGCCGGTATCCTCTATTACATCTACCATGCCGTACGCGGGGAGATCAACTGGAGTTATGCGCTCATATTATTGCTGGGCGTATATCTCTATTCCGTCATGATCACTACCCTGGCCATCTGCTGGGACCAGCTTACACACCGATACTACAAGACCTGGAGTGAAGTGCTGGGGCTGGCCCTCATGGCCTTCCTGGAGCCTTTTATCTATCATCCCCTCATCGTGTTCTTTGCGCTGAGAGGTTATTATTTTTTCCTCACCGGTAAGAAAAGCAGCTGGGGCAATATGCAGCGCCAGGGCTTTGGACAAAAGAAGAAAGTGGCCACGGCCTAA
- a CDS encoding tetratricopeptide repeat protein, with amino-acid sequence MKRSCYILLFCCCVVTTAQAQLFKKSQDPDALYTSALAQTRAGQYAAATRQIDEAIRLAPKNTDYQTLKARLLLLQNRPQEALPMLQRILAANPRNRDAYFYAINSATAMSRQDDAVCYVDEALYYFPRDRELAIKKLGVLDNAQQFGKANAYAEELWARHPDDSVINRAYIDHYLYTGGAYAKNGNPILSRMAYEKVLEAEPANAEASTAVLGLYLKNEDYDAALIRVNAALATQPNSYELLMRKLGIQQETHRYADALATLQTIRNKYPNDAKAAQLENSLRLEAAAYYSNIDPYMLYLSVLEKEPNNSEALQKVIGLTVARGAYEEALGWINRGLRTRSNDPVLLGQKVDMLEHVNKYPEAAQIARQLWQQTRNSSWAQRTAQLKNASGRYYLGQQQYTLALQEFEDALSAAPGDRDALNNLVNCYIALKQTDNALLTVQKALQQYPNDEALLSKEASILSDAGRYEEAAQVTRQLLAVHPGNAAYSTTLADQQLAAGRILMQAEDYDLARTQLQQVLAQQPNNLDALNYLINLESGAGRPDSALNYADQALTTYPGDRELLLKKASILQTLQRYDEAAAIEQSLMERYPYTLKYRNAYTETLMARGDSFRRSQQPDSALAQYEKVLALRPKDSLALLYTANAWLGKQQPDSALPYIDRGIRAYPTSIAFLEKRANVLEARKDYTAAALAADSLQQSAPTTDHREYADFLQSKGLHDQFGMYYLNSTYDYNNDHYNVATLEYRHYIKKGSYAFRVGYAGRQEGTGIQGEAELYYNHSAKTYSYALLTGSNGLAFPQVRAAYSLFHTFPHGFEGEIGARYLHADSTNSMSGVVSIAKSIHDFWANFRTYLISEDGSLYTSFNLTTRYYMNRQQDYISFVAALGTSPDDRSRLIAFPQLVGLLTRSVGAGFQKTFRFRTTVGVNAMWINQKISDSQFQNQYDLYFTLLRKF; translated from the coding sequence ATGAAAAGATCCTGTTACATCCTATTATTTTGTTGCTGCGTGGTAACCACTGCGCAGGCACAATTGTTCAAAAAATCACAGGACCCGGACGCCCTTTACACCAGCGCCCTGGCCCAAACCCGCGCGGGGCAGTACGCAGCGGCCACCCGGCAGATCGATGAAGCCATCCGGCTGGCGCCTAAAAACACGGATTACCAGACCCTGAAGGCCAGGCTGCTCCTGCTGCAAAACCGCCCCCAGGAAGCCCTGCCCATGCTACAGCGCATCCTGGCAGCCAATCCCCGCAACCGTGATGCCTACTTCTATGCCATCAATAGTGCCACAGCCATGTCCAGGCAGGACGACGCGGTGTGCTACGTGGACGAAGCCCTGTATTATTTTCCCCGGGACCGGGAACTGGCTATTAAAAAACTGGGGGTACTGGATAATGCGCAGCAGTTTGGTAAGGCCAATGCCTACGCAGAAGAGCTGTGGGCGCGGCACCCGGACGACAGTGTGATCAACCGCGCCTACATAGACCACTACCTTTACACGGGCGGTGCCTATGCAAAAAACGGCAATCCCATTCTTTCCCGCATGGCCTACGAAAAGGTGCTGGAGGCCGAGCCCGCCAATGCAGAAGCCAGTACCGCGGTGCTGGGCCTTTACCTGAAAAATGAAGATTATGATGCAGCGCTGATCCGCGTCAATGCCGCACTGGCAACGCAGCCCAACAGCTACGAACTGCTTATGCGCAAACTGGGCATCCAGCAGGAAACCCACCGCTATGCCGATGCACTGGCCACGCTGCAAACCATCCGCAATAAATACCCGAACGATGCCAAAGCAGCGCAACTGGAAAACAGCCTGCGCCTGGAAGCAGCCGCATACTACAGCAATATTGATCCGTACATGCTTTACCTCTCCGTGCTGGAAAAAGAGCCCAATAACAGCGAGGCCCTGCAAAAAGTGATAGGCCTTACCGTGGCCAGGGGCGCATATGAAGAAGCGCTGGGCTGGATAAACCGCGGCCTTAGAACAAGATCCAACGACCCGGTGTTATTAGGGCAAAAGGTGGATATGCTGGAGCATGTGAACAAATACCCGGAAGCCGCGCAGATAGCCCGGCAACTGTGGCAACAAACCCGCAACAGCAGCTGGGCCCAGCGCACCGCGCAATTGAAAAATGCCAGCGGCCGCTATTACCTGGGCCAGCAACAATACACCCTGGCATTGCAGGAATTTGAAGACGCGCTGAGCGCCGCACCCGGCGACCGGGATGCGCTTAATAACCTCGTGAACTGCTACATCGCGTTAAAGCAAACTGACAATGCCCTGCTCACCGTGCAGAAGGCCTTGCAGCAATATCCCAATGATGAAGCATTGCTCAGCAAGGAAGCATCCATCCTCTCAGATGCCGGCCGCTATGAAGAAGCAGCACAGGTAACCCGGCAACTGCTGGCCGTCCATCCTGGCAATGCCGCCTACAGCACTACCCTGGCGGATCAGCAACTGGCGGCAGGCCGTATCCTTATGCAGGCGGAAGACTATGACCTGGCCCGCACCCAGCTGCAACAGGTGCTGGCCCAGCAACCCAATAACCTGGATGCCCTCAATTACCTCATTAACCTGGAAAGTGGCGCAGGCCGGCCAGACAGCGCATTGAACTATGCTGACCAGGCACTCACCACTTACCCGGGCGACCGGGAACTGCTGCTTAAAAAAGCGTCCATCCTGCAAACACTGCAACGCTATGATGAAGCGGCGGCCATAGAACAATCCCTCATGGAACGCTACCCTTACACGCTCAAATACCGGAACGCCTATACGGAAACACTGATGGCACGGGGGGATAGCTTCCGCCGCAGCCAGCAGCCAGACAGCGCCCTGGCCCAGTATGAAAAAGTACTGGCCTTGCGCCCAAAGGATTCCCTGGCATTGCTCTACACCGCCAATGCATGGCTCGGCAAGCAGCAGCCGGATAGTGCGCTGCCTTACATTGACCGGGGCATCCGCGCCTATCCCACCAGCATCGCCTTTTTAGAGAAACGCGCCAATGTGCTGGAAGCGCGGAAAGATTATACAGCAGCCGCACTGGCGGCAGACTCCCTGCAGCAAAGCGCACCCACCACGGACCATCGTGAGTATGCAGACTTCCTGCAAAGCAAGGGGCTCCACGACCAGTTTGGCATGTACTACCTGAACAGTACGTATGACTACAACAATGACCACTATAACGTGGCCACGCTGGAATACCGGCACTACATCAAAAAGGGCAGCTACGCTTTCCGCGTGGGCTATGCCGGGCGCCAGGAGGGTACCGGTATACAGGGTGAAGCAGAACTGTATTACAACCATTCCGCCAAGACCTATTCCTACGCGCTGCTAACCGGTTCCAACGGCCTGGCATTCCCGCAGGTAAGGGCCGCGTATTCCCTGTTCCACACCTTCCCGCACGGCTTTGAAGGCGAGATCGGGGCGCGCTACCTGCACGCAGACAGTACCAACAGTATGTCCGGCGTGGTGTCCATTGCCAAAAGCATTCATGATTTCTGGGCCAACTTCCGTACGTACCTGATCAGTGAAGACGGCAGCCTGTATACTTCTTTCAACCTTACCACACGTTATTACATGAACCGGCAGCAGGATTATATTTCCTTTGTGGCCGCCCTGGGTACCTCTCCGGACGACCGCAGCCGCCTCATTGCTTTTCCGCAACTGGTAGGCCTGCTCACCCGCAGTGTGGGCGCGGGTTTCCAGAAGACCTTCCGCTTCCGGACCACCGTTGGCGTCAACGCCATGTGGATCAACCAGAAAATCAGCGACAGCCAGTTCCAGAACCAGTACGACCTTTACTTCACCCTGCTGCGTAAATTCTAA
- a CDS encoding response regulator transcription factor → MANILVVEDDLLMQKVAESILRREGHHVTIVKDGKDAFAQLDSGTPYDLVITDILMPYANGYEIVSRVKQMKAPIPVVIVSSVGDEDSVQEGMSIGADGYLSKPIIGSELLALVRRLLGQSQ, encoded by the coding sequence GTAGTCGAAGACGACCTCCTCATGCAGAAAGTTGCAGAAAGTATTCTCCGCCGCGAAGGGCACCACGTAACCATTGTAAAAGATGGCAAGGACGCTTTTGCCCAACTGGATAGTGGAACGCCCTATGACCTGGTGATCACTGACATCCTGATGCCTTATGCCAACGGTTATGAAATTGTAAGCCGTGTAAAGCAGATGAAAGCCCCGATACCCGTGGTCATTGTTTCCAGCGTGGGAGATGAGGATTCCGTGCAGGAGGGTATGAGTATTGGTGCGGATGGCTACCTGAGCAAGCCGATCATCGGCAGTGAGCTGCTTGCCCTGGTGAGGCGCCTGCTGGGCCAGTCGCAATAA
- a CDS encoding glycosyltransferase family 2 protein, whose product MQSVWESIGHFFESAVFVYGTVLLVIYALLAICSIIAVRQYAHRSSYHQNDTLLRSPLAPGLTVLAPAFNEGLTIIANVRSLLTLKYPRFEIIIINDGSTDDTLEQLITEFQLVPVDFAYQAKIQTKPVKKLYKSTNPAYARLMVIDKFNGKSKADAVNAGINAAAFDYFVCTDVDCILHPNTLLKLIRPVMNEPKKRVIAVGATLRLANSCDFDEGVIVRMRPPKELLPRFQEVEYIRAFVLGKMGWSLLNCVPNVSGGLGLFDKEVAIRCGGYDHQSFGEDMELMTRMVRYCYDNKIDYAIRYIPKTLCWTEGPSSVKIFMRQRTRWARGLAQLMYAHFSMFLNPRYGHMGLVIFPYNFFFELLAPIIEFSGIVFYIVSACLGLINWPTAIMLLIFVYAYSVMITTLAILWDQLTFRTYKTWREVALLCTTPFLEFLIYHPLIVLFSLRGYYYFLTGKKSTWGNMQRKGFKKNTAAA is encoded by the coding sequence ATGCAGTCTGTCTGGGAATCCATAGGGCATTTTTTTGAATCGGCCGTATTCGTTTACGGCACGGTGCTGCTGGTCATTTATGCCCTGCTGGCTATCTGTTCCATTATTGCCGTGAGGCAGTATGCGCACCGCTCTTCTTACCACCAGAACGATACGCTGCTGCGTTCCCCGCTGGCACCGGGGCTTACCGTGCTGGCGCCGGCTTTCAATGAAGGCCTCACCATCATTGCCAATGTACGCTCCCTGCTCACGCTGAAATATCCCCGCTTCGAGATCATCATTATCAACGATGGCAGCACAGACGATACCCTGGAACAACTTATCACAGAATTCCAACTGGTGCCGGTGGATTTTGCCTACCAGGCCAAGATCCAGACCAAGCCGGTGAAGAAACTGTATAAGTCCACCAACCCGGCCTATGCCCGCCTCATGGTAATAGACAAGTTCAATGGCAAAAGCAAGGCCGATGCGGTGAATGCCGGCATCAACGCGGCTGCTTTTGACTACTTCGTGTGCACGGATGTAGATTGCATCCTCCATCCCAACACGCTGTTGAAACTCATCCGCCCCGTAATGAACGAGCCAAAGAAACGCGTGATTGCCGTGGGGGCCACCCTGCGTCTGGCTAACTCGTGCGACTTTGACGAGGGTGTGATCGTGCGTATGCGCCCGCCCAAAGAGCTGCTGCCCCGCTTCCAGGAAGTGGAATACATCCGTGCCTTTGTGCTGGGTAAAATGGGATGGAGCCTGCTGAATTGCGTACCCAACGTATCCGGCGGCCTGGGTTTATTTGATAAGGAAGTGGCCATCCGCTGCGGGGGCTACGATCACCAGTCGTTTGGGGAAGATATGGAACTGATGACCCGCATGGTGCGGTATTGTTATGATAACAAGATAGACTATGCCATTCGCTATATTCCAAAAACCCTTTGCTGGACGGAAGGCCCCAGCTCCGTGAAGATCTTCATGCGCCAGCGTACGCGCTGGGCCAGGGGGTTGGCGCAGCTGATGTATGCACATTTTTCCATGTTCCTCAACCCGCGCTATGGCCACATGGGCCTCGTGATATTTCCTTACAATTTCTTCTTTGAACTGCTGGCGCCCATCATCGAGTTCTCCGGCATTGTATTTTACATCGTATCCGCCTGCCTGGGGCTTATAAACTGGCCCACGGCCATTATGCTGCTCATTTTCGTATATGCGTACTCGGTAATGATCACTACCCTGGCCATTCTCTGGGACCAGCTCACCTTCCGCACGTATAAGACCTGGCGGGAAGTAGCATTGCTTTGCACCACGCCTTTCCTCGAATTCCTGATCTACCACCCGCTCATCGTATTGTTCTCCCTTCGCGGCTATTATTATTTCCTCACAGGCAAGAAAAGCACCTGGGGCAATATGCAGCGCAAAGGCTTTAAGAAAAATACGGCCGCGGCCTAG
- a CDS encoding HEAT repeat domain-containing protein, whose protein sequence is MLLLLPWDTLAEWFNNVRYAPVVIHIAGVFIFVAVSFTVTAYITILYNRFRGNRQDRLQAKVRPLIDELIVQHILANPDIQGQEAADMMELPLEPFQIPLFEKHWARQALIDRIIDYRKNVRGVLGDLLRSLYIQLDLERESFNKMKSRHWEMKVQALNEFTEMDIHIADVNILPLTNHRNRELRAAARHAYIKLSKNEPFKFFDITTEPLLMWDQVELFKIITTTQSIGIPNFARWVTYSNNKSVVDFCLKLIVHYKQVEAMPAVIKLLDTKDHFLRAAAINCLGKMRYEPAADQLVYIFSSQPLNCQVEILKALGRMRSAEYMEFLKKEFLYATDFELRKHAAKSIVKNMAITGPLVDELLQTANRDNLVILKHVMNPLIKF, encoded by the coding sequence ATGTTACTACTTCTACCTTGGGACACTCTCGCGGAGTGGTTCAACAATGTCCGTTATGCACCGGTGGTGATCCACATTGCCGGCGTCTTCATATTCGTGGCAGTGAGCTTCACCGTGACCGCTTACATTACCATTCTTTATAACCGTTTCCGTGGCAACCGCCAGGACCGCCTCCAGGCAAAGGTTCGCCCGCTCATAGACGAGCTTATTGTGCAGCATATCCTTGCTAACCCGGACATACAGGGCCAGGAAGCAGCAGATATGATGGAACTGCCGCTGGAGCCGTTCCAGATCCCCCTGTTTGAAAAACACTGGGCCCGGCAGGCCCTCATTGACCGCATTATTGACTACCGCAAGAACGTGCGCGGGGTGCTGGGCGACCTGCTGCGCAGCCTGTACATCCAGCTGGACCTGGAGCGGGAATCCTTTAACAAGATGAAATCCCGGCACTGGGAAATGAAAGTACAGGCGCTCAATGAATTCACGGAAATGGATATTCACATTGCAGACGTGAACATCCTGCCCCTCACTAACCACCGCAACCGAGAGCTGCGCGCCGCCGCCCGGCATGCTTACATCAAACTCAGTAAGAACGAGCCCTTCAAATTCTTTGATATTACCACAGAGCCCCTGCTCATGTGGGACCAGGTGGAACTGTTCAAGATCATCACCACTACCCAGAGCATTGGCATTCCCAACTTTGCGCGGTGGGTTACGTATTCCAATAATAAAAGCGTGGTGGATTTCTGCCTGAAACTGATCGTACACTACAAACAAGTGGAAGCCATGCCGGCCGTGATAAAACTGCTGGATACCAAGGACCACTTCCTGAGAGCCGCTGCCATCAACTGCTTGGGCAAAATGCGGTATGAGCCCGCGGCAGACCAGCTGGTATATATATTCAGCAGCCAGCCGCTGAACTGCCAGGTGGAAATACTGAAAGCCCTGGGCCGTATGCGCAGCGCCGAGTATATGGAATTCCTCAAAAAAGAATTTCTCTACGCCACGGATTTTGAGCTGCGTAAACATGCAGCCAAGTCCATCGTGAAGAACATGGCCATCACAGGCCCGCTGGTGGATGAGTTGTTGCAAACCGCCAATCGTGACAACCTGGTCATCCTCAAACATGTAATGAACCCGCTAATTAAATTTTGA